The following proteins are encoded in a genomic region of Triticum dicoccoides isolate Atlit2015 ecotype Zavitan chromosome 1B, WEW_v2.0, whole genome shotgun sequence:
- the LOC119323477 gene encoding uncharacterized protein LOC119323477 gives MSSMSCYTLAEGGSIFPSGDELGGNQKTEQGNYWIQWNSRLSDDLNTTSLYSDEHENGIEQCFDDADEHERSSQQERSSACARVSSGCSTGPSEEQSEGPAPLELQHSKETNDIFLSQFSDDEMRMMDAPFQALDMFPGSMHRLLSYENMLSGVLTDSQNQEANPGHNEMDTMDTCGFPLFSHDLQNDPSSADGSLQTLLSASQDKAEVSTMKRSRSVPDIESSSNGEVAVLEELEDVMFQLTKKTRVCLRDAFYRLAESSEAQCTAVNGATLTCSNEQSFQQSEGTESSTSTSDRAERETNAIDRTVAILAFKPACSAAWE, from the exons ATGAGTAGCATGTCGTGTTATACCCTGGCAGAAGGTGGAAGCATCTTCCCATCTGGCGACGAACTCGGTGGGAATCAAAAGACAGAGCAAGGAAATTACTGGATACAATGGAATTCAAGGCTATCTGATGATTTGAACACAACAAGCCTATACTCAGACGAGCATGAGAATGGCATCGAGCAATGTTTCGACGACGCCGATGAACATGAGAGGAGCAGCCAACAGGAGAGGTCGTCAGCATGTGCCAGAGTTTCTTCAGGTTGCAGCACAGGGCCTTCAGAAGAACAATCTGAGGGGCCAGCGCCGTTGGAACTACAGCACTCCAAGGAAACAAACGACATCTTCTT GAGTCAATTTTCGGATGATGAAATGAGGATGATGGATGCGCCGTTTCAGGCACTTGATATGTTCCCTGGCTCCATGCACAGGCTGTTGTCCTATGAGAACATGCTGAGTGGAGTATTGACTGATTCTCAAAATCAAGAAGCAAATCCAGGTCATAATGAAATGGACACCATGGATACTTGCGGCTTTCCTTTGTTCAGCCATGACTTGCAAAATGATCCTAGCAGCGCTGATGGCAGCTTACAAACACTGCTGAGTGCCTCCCAGGACAAG GCTGAGGTGAGCACCATGAAGAGGAGCAGATCAGTGCCCGATATAGAGAGCTCCTCCAACGGGGAAGTAGCAGTGCTTGAGGAACTTGAAGATGTCATGTTTCAG CTGACAAAGAAGACACGTGTATGCCTCCGTGACGCTTTCTACAGGCTGGCTGAAAGCTCAGAAGCGCAGTGCACTGCTGTAAATGGAGCAACACTAACGTGCTCAAACGAGCAAAGTTTTCAGCAATCAGAGGGCACCGAATCTAG CACCTCGACATCAGACCGTGCAGAACGGGAGACGAACGCGATAGACAGAACCGTGGCAATCCTCGCGTTCAAGCCGGCTTGCTCAGCTGCATGGGAATGA